From a region of the Panicum virgatum strain AP13 chromosome 2K, P.virgatum_v5, whole genome shotgun sequence genome:
- the LOC120695232 gene encoding uncharacterized protein LOC120695232, with translation MWRSWKLKLPDALWAYRTAYKTPIGKSPYEIVYGKTCHLPVELEHRVHWGIRRWNMDLKQAGEHRKHQISELEEWRDKDYHSASIYKERTKRWHDKRLKPKVFNPGDKVLLFISRVKLFGHGKLRSKWLGPYRVIDTSPHGAITIQHDDGNAFKVNGQRLKLFLDHNKALDEEIDVIDLVDHDHISN, from the coding sequence ATGTGGAGATCATGGAAGTTGAAGCTACCAGATGCTCTATGGGCATACCGCacagcatacaagacacccattggcAAGTCACCCTACGAGATCGTCTACGGGAAAACTTGTCATCTACCCGTGGAACTGGAACACAGAGTGCATTGGGGTATCCGAAGATGGAACATGGATTTAAAACAAGCCGGAGAGCACCGAAAGCACCAGATCTCGGAACTAGAGGAATGGAGGGACAAGGATTATCACAGTGCCTCAATCTACAAGGAgagaaccaagagatggcatgataagcggTTGAAACCTAAGGTCTTCAACCCAGGAGACAAGGTGCTGCTGTTCATCTCTAGAGTCAAATTGTTTGGTCACGGGAAGTTACGCAGCAAGTGGCTGGGACCATATCGCGTCATCGACACATCACCTCATGGAGCTATCACGATACAACATGACGATGGGAACGCCTTTAAGGTAAATGGTCAACGCCTCAAGCTTTTCTTAGACCATAACAAAGCTCTTGATGAAGAAATagacgtgattgacttagtCGATCATGATCATATATCTAATtaa